A window of Elusimicrobiota bacterium contains these coding sequences:
- the hprK gene encoding HPr(Ser) kinase/phosphatase translates to MDKSITIKELFEKKETEFLLEIVAGADGFHKKITVADMNRMGLVLTGFFDYFPYQRIQVLGLSEMTYLKSHEISKQVFDRIFSYEIPAIVITRNLDVPNEFIRLSKEHNIPLLKSALETGRFITELTLFLEDVLAPSVVKHGVLISVSGMGVLIFGDSSIGKSECALELIKRGHVLVADDVVEIKRRPGDILIGCGEELIRHHMEIRGIGIIDIRNLFGIFAVMDSIQIDLVVQLEHWKGEKEYERLGLEDKFTDILGVRVPEITIPVKPGRNLAALIEIAAMNQRLKLRGYHAAQELNKRLIETMKEKNNP, encoded by the coding sequence ATGGACAAAAGTATCACTATCAAGGAACTATTTGAAAAGAAAGAAACAGAATTTTTGCTTGAAATCGTTGCCGGTGCAGACGGTTTTCATAAAAAAATTACCGTTGCTGATATGAATCGGATGGGACTTGTATTAACCGGTTTTTTTGATTATTTTCCATATCAGCGTATTCAGGTTCTGGGGTTGAGTGAGATGACATATTTGAAATCACACGAAATTTCTAAACAGGTTTTTGACAGGATTTTTTCATATGAGATTCCAGCAATAGTGATAACGAGAAATTTAGATGTACCAAATGAGTTTATCCGGCTCTCAAAAGAACATAATATTCCATTACTGAAAAGTGCGTTAGAAACCGGGCGGTTTATAACAGAACTAACTTTGTTTCTTGAAGATGTGCTTGCGCCGTCAGTTGTGAAACACGGCGTGCTTATCAGTGTTTCAGGTATGGGTGTTCTGATTTTTGGCGACTCATCAATTGGGAAATCAGAATGCGCACTGGAACTTATAAAAAGAGGCCATGTGCTTGTTGCAGATGATGTTGTAGAAATTAAAAGGCGGCCTGGCGATATTCTCATCGGTTGCGGAGAAGAGCTTATCAGACATCATATGGAAATAAGAGGTATTGGAATTATTGATATACGGAATCTGTTTGGTATTTTTGCAGTTATGGACTCTATACAGATTGATTTAGTGGTTCAACTTGAACACTGGAAAGGTGAGAAAGAATACGAACGGTTAGGGTTAGAAGACAAGTTCACAGATATTTTAGGTGTTCGTGTGCCTGAGATAACAATACCTGTCAAACCCGGACGGAATCTTGCTGCACTGATAGAGATTGCTGCGATGAATCAGCGGTTAAAACTC
- a CDS encoding PTS sugar transporter subunit IIA has product MKILDFLSESCVITELTGKTKKEVVTELVEILAKKKLVKNIDKTVEAIMKRESTGSTGIGQGVAIPHAKSEDITKIVASLGLSKTGIDFDSLDGEPVYIIFLMVAPPESISEHLQAIAKISRLLKDKFFRQSLRDAQTPQEVIKIIKEEDEL; this is encoded by the coding sequence ATGAAAATTTTAGATTTTCTGTCTGAAAGTTGCGTGATAACGGAGTTAACAGGGAAAACAAAAAAAGAGGTAGTAACTGAACTCGTAGAGATACTTGCAAAGAAGAAACTGGTAAAAAACATTGATAAAACAGTAGAAGCGATTATGAAACGCGAGAGTACCGGCTCTACTGGTATAGGACAGGGTGTCGCAATACCACATGCAAAAAGCGAGGACATTACAAAAATAGTTGCTTCACTTGGGCTGTCTAAAACAGGAATTGATTTTGATTCGCTTGATGGCGAACCTGTATATATAATATTTCTGATGGTTGCCCCGCCGGAATCTATCAGTGAGCATCTTCAGGCAATTGCAAAAATTTCGCGTCTGTTGAAAGATAAATTTTTCCGACAATCACTCAGAGATGCTCAAACACCACAGGAAGTAATCAAGATAATAAAAGAAGAGGATGAACTATAA
- the raiA gene encoding ribosome-associated translation inhibitor RaiA, whose amino-acid sequence MLVNIRAKKLKVSAVLADYIKTKISKSEKYFSGINKVEVFLSKQRYLYTMEVIISITGRTIKIKQQAADFYSAADIISDKIEQRVKKEKEKMKSHRQSANFLADNKYLQSEQISIDLNKRKIKPSSSSVDEAIEILESNNYYTCWVFVNKDTKKLSVIYKKSDSNYELIEIIGG is encoded by the coding sequence ATGCTGGTTAACATCAGAGCAAAAAAACTGAAAGTTTCCGCAGTACTGGCTGACTATATCAAAACAAAAATATCAAAATCTGAGAAATACTTTTCAGGAATAAATAAAGTAGAAGTTTTTTTGAGTAAACAGAGATACCTGTATACAATGGAAGTAATCATTAGTATTACAGGACGGACAATAAAAATAAAACAACAGGCAGCTGATTTCTATTCAGCAGCCGATATAATATCTGATAAAATTGAACAACGGGTTAAAAAAGAAAAAGAAAAAATGAAATCACATAGGCAATCTGCCAACTTTTTAGCAGACAATAAGTATCTTCAATCAGAACAAATCTCGATTGACTTGAATAAAAGAAAAATTAAGCCAAGCAGTTCAAGTGTTGACGAGGCGATAGAAATTCTGGAAAGCAACAACTATTATACATGCTGGGTTTTTGTAAATAAAGATACCAAAAAACTATCCGTAATATATAAAAAATCGGATTCTAATTACGAATTGATAGAAATTATAGGAGGTTGA
- the lptB gene encoding LPS export ABC transporter ATP-binding protein, producing the protein MQITIENIEKSYGRHRVINGLSLNMHNAEIVGLLGPNGAGKTTTFHIIVGLIKADSGDIFFNSENITNLAVHQRARRGLVYLAQESSVFRGLTVQGNILSVLEMFDLTDEERQDRCETLLNQLSIYHLKDRYPHTLSGGERRRTEIARALAINPKFILLDEPFVGIDPITVTDIQNIIKELKKSGIGIVLTDHNVREALEIIDRAYIIYDGKILIEGTSQQLLESEEARKIYLGEKFRM; encoded by the coding sequence ATGCAAATAACTATTGAAAATATTGAAAAATCATATGGTCGGCATAGAGTCATAAACGGGCTCTCGTTAAATATGCATAACGCTGAAATCGTCGGTCTGTTGGGTCCTAATGGTGCTGGTAAAACTACCACATTTCATATCATTGTCGGTTTAATAAAAGCGGATTCAGGCGATATTTTTTTTAATTCTGAGAATATTACTAATCTCGCAGTTCATCAGCGTGCCCGTCGGGGGCTTGTCTATCTAGCGCAAGAATCGTCAGTTTTCAGAGGTTTAACAGTTCAAGGGAATATTCTATCAGTACTTGAAATGTTTGATTTAACTGACGAGGAACGCCAAGACCGCTGTGAAACATTGCTAAACCAGCTCAGCATATATCATTTGAAAGATAGATATCCACATACGCTTTCGGGCGGTGAACGACGGCGAACTGAAATCGCACGAGCATTAGCGATAAATCCAAAATTTATATTGCTTGACGAACCATTTGTCGGTATTGACCCTATTACAGTTACTGATATCCAGAATATAATAAAAGAACTTAAAAAATCAGGGATAGGGATTGTCTTAACTGACCACAATGTTCGTGAGGCATTAGAAATTATTGATAGAGCATACATAATTTACGATGGTAAAATTTTAATAGAAGGAACATCACAGCAACTTTTAGAAAGTGAAGAAGCACGAAAAATATATCTTGGCGAAAAATTCAGAATGTAA
- a CDS encoding alcohol dehydrogenase catalytic domain-containing protein has product MVLKQCCDLNKNKKPLELMKLPKPVPKENEILVKVSVCGVCHTELDEIEGRTPPLKFPIVLGHQVVGNIEQMCNITQMSNIAERFKVLRIGKRVDGFALLEILLAAVIVVVLYYFVSRI; this is encoded by the coding sequence ATGGTATTAAAACAATGCTGTGATCTCAACAAAAACAAGAAACCACTGGAACTAATGAAATTGCCAAAACCTGTTCCTAAAGAGAATGAAATTTTAGTAAAGGTTTCAGTATGTGGGGTTTGTCATACAGAATTAGATGAGATTGAAGGCAGAACACCGCCACTTAAATTCCCGATTGTTTTAGGTCATCAGGTTGTCGGTAATATAGAGCAAATGTGTAATATTACACAAATGAGTAATATAGCAGAAAGATTTAAAGTTTTAAGAATTGGAAAACGAGTAGACGGGTTTGCACTGCTGGAAATACTATTAGCCGCAGTTATTGTGGTAGTTTTATACTATTTTGTTTCCAGGATTTAG
- the clpB gene encoding ATP-dependent chaperone ClpB, which produces MNLNKFTVKSQEALAEAQAVAEEHHNQQLTDLHLLFALIEQSDGIVPEILQKLSVDILHLKKEVEKEIEKLARVNGCGQNYYLSNELARIISEAKLEADALKDEFISTEHLFLAISESNTKSKEIIFRYGITKEKILKTLAEMRGNMKVTDQNPEDKYQALEKYTRNLTELARKEKLDPVIGRDDEIRRVMQVLSRRTKNNPVLIGEPGVGKTAIAEGLARRIVASDVPEMLKNRRVLALDMGALIAGAKFRGEFEDRLKAVLKEIVAREGEIVLFIDEIHTLVGAGAAEGAIDAANIMKPLLARGELRCIGVTTLDEYRKHIEKDAALERRFQPIIVQPPTVDDTIAILRGLKERYEVHHGVKIKDAALVSAAVLSNRYVSDRFLPDKAIDLMDEASSRLRIEIDSMPSELDDLERKIRQLEIERQGLLKEKSKTEEVGVVNKKLDELKEERDQFSKQWQKEKEVITKIRELKQGIEKTKIEEQQAERVGDLGKVAELRYGKIRELQKQLDDENKKLQEIQKNQKLLKEEVDEEDIAEVVSKWTGIPVSKMLETETQKLLRMEEALKRRVIGQDDAIVAISNAIRRSRSGLSEPNRPIGSFIFLGPTGVGKTELARALAEFLFNDEKNMVRIDMSEYMEKHTVARLVGAPPGYVGYEEGGQLTETIRRKPYSVILFDEIEKAHPDVFNLLLQILEDGRLTDGHGRTVDFRNTVIIMTSNLGTEFYQKTVSQVLEFMEKEIKEKLLAVLKQYFRPEFLNRIDEVIIFHYLTIEHIKKIVDLQIELVNKRLADKKITVELTNKAKEFLASIGFDPVYGARPLKRTIQREIVDILSQKVLSNEIKEDSKIVVDKPAKSERVEFKVK; this is translated from the coding sequence GTGAACCTTAATAAATTCACAGTTAAATCACAGGAAGCACTTGCAGAAGCGCAGGCGGTTGCAGAGGAACATCACAACCAGCAACTTACTGATTTGCATCTACTTTTTGCATTGATTGAACAAAGCGACGGAATAGTTCCAGAAATTTTACAAAAACTTTCAGTTGACATTTTGCATCTAAAAAAAGAGGTTGAAAAAGAAATTGAAAAACTGGCAAGAGTAAATGGCTGCGGTCAGAATTATTATTTGTCTAATGAACTTGCCAGAATAATTTCTGAAGCAAAATTAGAAGCAGATGCATTAAAAGACGAGTTCATATCAACCGAGCATCTTTTTCTTGCGATTTCAGAATCAAATACGAAATCAAAAGAGATAATTTTCAGATACGGCATAACAAAAGAAAAGATACTTAAAACACTTGCTGAAATGAGAGGAAATATGAAAGTTACTGACCAGAATCCGGAAGATAAATATCAAGCGTTAGAAAAGTACACAAGAAATTTGACTGAACTGGCGAGAAAAGAGAAACTTGACCCTGTAATAGGCAGGGATGACGAAATCCGTCGGGTAATGCAGGTTTTATCACGCAGGACAAAAAACAATCCTGTTTTAATTGGTGAGCCCGGTGTTGGCAAAACCGCGATTGCAGAAGGGCTTGCTCGTCGGATTGTTGCAAGCGATGTGCCTGAGATGTTAAAAAACAGGCGAGTGCTTGCGTTAGATATGGGTGCATTAATTGCAGGTGCTAAATTTCGTGGCGAGTTTGAAGACCGGCTTAAAGCGGTACTAAAAGAAATTGTTGCCCGAGAAGGCGAGATAGTGCTTTTTATTGACGAAATTCATACGCTTGTAGGTGCCGGTGCGGCTGAAGGCGCAATTGATGCTGCGAATATTATGAAGCCGCTTCTTGCCAGAGGCGAACTCCGTTGTATTGGTGTGACAACATTAGACGAATACAGAAAACATATTGAAAAAGACGCAGCATTAGAACGAAGATTTCAACCAATAATAGTTCAGCCACCAACGGTAGATGATACAATTGCGATTTTAAGAGGGCTCAAGGAAAGATATGAGGTCCATCATGGTGTTAAAATCAAGGACGCTGCACTTGTTTCCGCAGCGGTCTTATCAAACAGATATGTTTCAGATAGATTCTTACCAGACAAAGCGATTGACTTGATGGATGAAGCATCCTCGCGGTTGCGGATTGAAATTGATTCAATGCCGTCGGAACTTGACGATTTAGAACGAAAAATCAGGCAGTTAGAAATTGAACGGCAGGGGCTTCTGAAAGAAAAATCAAAGACGGAAGAAGTAGGTGTGGTAAATAAAAAACTTGACGAATTAAAAGAAGAACGAGACCAATTTTCTAAACAATGGCAGAAAGAAAAAGAAGTAATCACAAAAATTCGTGAACTCAAGCAGGGAATAGAAAAAACAAAAATAGAAGAACAACAAGCAGAACGAGTTGGCGATTTAGGGAAGGTGGCGGAATTGCGGTATGGTAAGATACGCGAATTACAGAAACAGTTAGATGATGAAAACAAAAAACTGCAAGAAATCCAGAAAAATCAAAAACTGCTAAAAGAAGAAGTTGACGAAGAAGATATCGCAGAGGTTGTTTCAAAGTGGACCGGTATCCCCGTCTCAAAAATGCTTGAAACAGAAACACAGAAACTTTTAAGAATGGAAGAAGCGCTCAAGAGACGGGTTATCGGACAGGACGATGCGATTGTTGCTATTTCAAACGCAATCAGACGTTCAAGAAGCGGTCTTTCAGAGCCAAATAGACCAATCGGCTCGTTTATATTTTTAGGTCCTACAGGTGTAGGCAAAACGGAACTCGCTCGTGCACTTGCCGAATTCCTATTCAACGACGAAAAAAATATGGTTCGTATTGATATGTCTGAATATATGGAAAAGCATACGGTTGCGCGGCTTGTTGGTGCGCCACCAGGATATGTCGGCTATGAAGAAGGCGGGCAGTTAACAGAAACAATCCGGCGGAAACCGTATTCAGTGATACTTTTTGACGAGATAGAGAAAGCACACCCTGATGTGTTCAATCTGCTATTACAGATACTTGAAGATGGTCGGCTTACAGATGGTCATGGTAGAACCGTTGACTTCAGAAATACTGTAATTATTATGACATCTAATTTAGGCACAGAGTTTTATCAAAAAACAGTCTCACAGGTTCTGGAGTTTATGGAAAAAGAAATCAAAGAGAAACTACTCGCTGTTTTGAAACAATACTTTCGGCCTGAGTTTTTGAACCGGATAGATGAAGTTATTATATTTCATTATCTTACAATTGAGCATATCAAAAAAATTGTTGACTTGCAGATAGAACTCGTGAATAAACGGCTTGCTGATAAAAAAATTACAGTTGAACTCACCAACAAAGCGAAAGAGTTTTTAGCGAGTATCGGGTTTGACCCTGTGTATGGTGCCCGTCCGTTAAAAAGAACCATACAGCGAGAGATAGTTGATATATTGAGCCAGAAAGTGTTATCTAACGAGATAAAAGAAGACAGTAAAATAGTCGTTGATAAACCTGCGAAATCTGAGAGAGTTGAATTCAAAGTAAAATAA